In Methylomonas sp. MK1, the genomic stretch GTCACCTTGCGCTGTGTCGAACAGCATCTGCATGTCAAACCCAGTATTGCCGGGTTTGTGGTGCCGTTGGGTGCAACCGTCAACATGGATGGCACCGCGCTTTACGAAGCGGCTGCCGCGCTATTTGTGGCTAATTTGGCGGGTATTGAGTTGGATTTGGCTCAGCAATTGATCGTGTTTTTTACTACGATGATCGCCGCCATCGGCGCGCCGGGTATTCCCAGCGCCGGCATGGTGACCATGATAATGGTGTTGCAGTCGGTAGGTTTGCCGGCCGAAGCCATTGCCATATTGTTACCCATAGATCGTGTACTCGATACCGTGCGGACCATGGTAAATGTCGAGGGCGATATGGTGGGCAGTTTGGTGGTACAACGCCTCAGCGAACCCTAATCGGCTGCGGCGGATATTCTGAAATGTTCATGAATGTATTACTTGATTGCGGCCGCTTTGCTTGGCTTTATACAGGGCGTTATCGGCGCGGACGATAAAGCTTTCCGGATTGTCGCCCGGTTGCAATCTGGCAACGCCGATCGACAAGGTGATTTTACCCAGTGACTGGTTATCGTTTTTGCGCTGCAAGCGGCTGGTTTCCATCGCGTTGCGAATATTTTCGGATATTTCTACCGCCTTTTCGTGGCTGGTATTGGGCATGATAATCGCCAGTTCCTCGCCGCCGTAACGCGCCACATGATGATGATCTTCAGCGTGTTTCTTCATTAAAGAGGCCACATATTTAATGACATTGTCGCCGATGGTGTGGCCGTAAGTGTCGTTAATGCGTTTGAAATGGTCTATATCCAGCATCGACAGGCAAGCGGTATTGGGTGCGGATTGTTCGATAATTTCCGCCAAGGTCATGTCGAATGCGCGCCGATTCAATAGGCCAGTTAGGCCGTCGGTAGTGGCGATTTGCCTTGCTTGTGTAAGCTCTGCACGTAGTTGTTCCATTTCACGGTTAGCATCGGTCAGCTTGGCCTGCATGGCCTGACTGGTGATTGCCAGGGCTTTTGTTTCCTGAATGATTTCCTGCAAGACGATTTTCAATCCGTCGGACGCGGAGAAATTCTCCAAAATGACAGATTTTTTCTGGAAGCTATCGTTGGTTTGTTCGGCCTTGTTATAAGTTTCGTTGATCGCGCTAGTGGCTTGTTCAATAACTTTGTGCAGTTGTCGGTTGATTTGCTCAAAAGATTCCAAAGACGCATTACAAATATGTGATTTGTAAAGCTCGACGCTGTTGTCATAATCGAAGGCCTGGTTTTCTGCGAGCAACAAGTCAACGGCTTTGTTTAAGGTCGGGTTATCACCGGCTACATAGTCGTACCAAATGGCGTAATTGATGGGATTGGCCGCCACATTATGCCGCACCAGCAGCGGCAGGATTTGTTTTAGATAACCGGCGTTAATGCTCGGTGAGAAATCGTAAATCGGTATGTAAGTGGTGCCTTTACTCATCAGATTTTTGTCGATAAACGTATAAGGGTTTAAGTATTGCTCGCGCCGGGATTATTAACCCTGTCACTGCTTTCGATTGTTCCGTTTCGTTGCGCTTGGTTTAGCGCTTAGTAGAACGTGTCTCCGGTGACTTAGATGTGCCTCGCCAAATT encodes the following:
- a CDS encoding GGDEF domain-containing protein, coding for MSKGTTYIPIYDFSPSINAGYLKQILPLLVRHNVAANPINYAIWYDYVAGDNPTLNKAVDLLLAENQAFDYDNSVELYKSHICNASLESFEQINRQLHKVIEQATSAINETYNKAEQTNDSFQKKSVILENFSASDGLKIVLQEIIQETKALAITSQAMQAKLTDANREMEQLRAELTQARQIATTDGLTGLLNRRAFDMTLAEIIEQSAPNTACLSMLDIDHFKRINDTYGHTIGDNVIKYVASLMKKHAEDHHHVARYGGEELAIIMPNTSHEKAVEISENIRNAMETSRLQRKNDNQSLGKITLSIGVARLQPGDNPESFIVRADNALYKAKQSGRNQVIHS